Proteins encoded within one genomic window of Deinococcus sp. YIM 134068:
- a CDS encoding nitroreductase family protein, which produces MTVPPPTPPLPRPLATGLPSGGLIEGLLARRTTNGPFRPGPVSREHQHLLMRVAQAAPSHFNSQPWRFVLVEDRGTIGQVARIAGESMTELIEAGVFFERYRRYFRFTEAEMEQRRDGIHIDHLPGPLRPFTRQVFSDAGLRVMRQLGVPKRLGEDNRKLVEGSPLLLAALLDKAEYRPGELSGFYSVFGLGAAMENIWNAVGEIGMGLQFVSTPMELPHRWQAIRELLHVPDSLELMAVYRLGYLPDDERRPTIDWSSRHRKRLGQFVFRETCEVPEGE; this is translated from the coding sequence ATGACCGTCCCGCCCCCGACTCCGCCCCTCCCGAGGCCGCTCGCCACTGGCCTGCCCAGCGGTGGGCTGATCGAGGGGTTGCTCGCCCGCCGGACCACGAACGGCCCCTTCCGGCCAGGTCCGGTCAGCCGCGAGCACCAGCACCTCCTGATGCGGGTCGCGCAGGCCGCCCCCAGCCACTTCAACTCCCAGCCGTGGCGCTTCGTCCTCGTCGAGGACCGGGGAACCATCGGGCAGGTCGCGCGGATCGCGGGCGAGAGCATGACCGAACTCATCGAGGCGGGCGTCTTCTTCGAGCGGTATCGCCGCTACTTCCGCTTCACCGAGGCCGAGATGGAGCAGAGGCGCGACGGCATCCACATCGACCACCTGCCCGGCCCGCTGCGCCCCTTCACCCGGCAGGTCTTCTCGGACGCGGGGCTGCGGGTCATGCGGCAACTCGGCGTCCCGAAGCGGCTCGGCGAGGACAACCGCAAGTTGGTGGAGGGCAGTCCCCTCCTCCTCGCCGCGCTGCTCGACAAGGCCGAGTACCGCCCCGGCGAACTCAGCGGCTTCTACTCCGTCTTCGGCCTCGGCGCGGCGATGGAGAACATCTGGAACGCGGTCGGGGAGATCGGCATGGGCCTGCAATTCGTCTCCACCCCGATGGAACTGCCCCACCGCTGGCAGGCCATCCGCGAGCTGCTGCACGTGCCGGACAGCCTCGAACTCATGGCCGTCTACCGCCTCGGCTACCTCCCCGACGACGAGCGGCGGCCCACGATTGACTGGAGCAGCCGCCACCGCAAGCGGCTGGGGCAGTTCGTCTTCCGGGAGACGTGCGAGGT
- a CDS encoding GGDEF domain-containing protein: MPTLPPPSPLQAALRDSRRRVLLLLLGTYLLFAVVTALIDPPGAFPQAYRTPKFWGAGVMLLALLGALLAPRDVPRVATAAGALLVPLLWLDAGRVVAAGTSPLPVLLWSVGAASVAPLLLGSRQGGIAVAVGSVGLALVLAWRPPTSPDLLAGWVTGGLVTVLVAGMSYISTRFIEANLVLHEQANAQLHAARFDALTRVLGRAATEEELMERVRQATESRAALSVVMCDIDHFKSVNDVHGHAVGDVVLRDVAKRLRRTARELGGLVGRWGGEEFLILLPGLAKPEALALAERVRQAVGAQPVAGLSVTASFGVASLRALHDTEAALLARADQAMYEAKRAGRDSVREK; the protein is encoded by the coding sequence ATGCCGACGCTCCCACCTCCCTCCCCGCTTCAGGCCGCGCTGCGCGACAGCCGGCGGCGGGTGCTGTTGTTGCTGCTGGGGACTTACCTGCTGTTCGCGGTGGTCACGGCCCTGATCGACCCGCCCGGAGCCTTTCCGCAGGCGTACCGCACGCCGAAGTTCTGGGGCGCGGGGGTCATGCTGCTCGCGCTGCTGGGCGCGTTGCTGGCCCCCCGCGACGTTCCCCGCGTCGCCACGGCGGCGGGGGCGCTCCTGGTGCCGCTGCTGTGGCTGGACGCGGGCCGGGTGGTGGCGGCGGGCACCTCACCCCTCCCCGTGCTGCTGTGGTCTGTGGGCGCGGCGAGCGTGGCCCCCTTGCTGCTCGGGTCGCGGCAGGGCGGCATCGCGGTCGCGGTTGGGTCGGTCGGGCTGGCGCTCGTGCTGGCGTGGAGGCCGCCGACCTCGCCCGACCTGCTCGCTGGCTGGGTGACGGGCGGGCTGGTCACGGTCCTCGTGGCGGGGATGTCGTACATCTCCACGCGCTTCATCGAGGCCAACCTCGTGCTGCACGAGCAGGCGAACGCCCAGCTCCACGCCGCCCGCTTCGACGCCCTCACGCGGGTGCTGGGCCGCGCCGCCACCGAGGAGGAGCTGATGGAGCGGGTGCGTCAGGCCACGGAGTCCCGCGCCGCCCTGAGCGTCGTCATGTGCGACATTGACCACTTCAAGAGCGTGAACGACGTTCACGGCCACGCCGTCGGAGACGTGGTGCTGCGCGACGTTGCCAAGCGGCTGCGGCGCACCGCCCGCGAACTCGGCGGCCTCGTGGGGCGCTGGGGCGGCGAGGAGTTCCTGATCCTGCTGCCCGGCCTCGCCAAGCCCGAGGCTCTGGCCCTCGCCGAACGGGTCCGGCAGGCTGTCGGTGCCCAGCCCGTCGCGGGTCTCTCCGTCACTGCCAGCTTCGGCGTCGCCTCCCTGCGCGCCCTCCACGACACGGAGGCCGCCCTCCTCGCCCGCGCCGATCAGGCCATGTACGAGGCGAAGCGGGCGGGACGCGACAGCGTGAGGGAGAAGTGA
- the ndk gene encoding nucleoside-diphosphate kinase, whose translation MERTFAMIKPDGVRRGLTPEILARIARKGYRVVGLKQMVIPREVAEEHYGEHRERPFFGELVTFITGGPVVAIALEGNDAIAGWRAMMGATNPANAAPGTIRADFATTTQENVTHGSDSPGSAERELELFFRAEELLG comes from the coding sequence ATGGAACGCACCTTCGCCATGATCAAGCCCGACGGCGTGCGCCGGGGCCTGACCCCTGAGATTCTCGCCCGCATCGCCAGGAAGGGCTACCGCGTCGTCGGCCTCAAGCAGATGGTCATTCCCCGCGAGGTCGCCGAGGAACACTACGGTGAACACCGCGAGCGCCCCTTTTTCGGCGAACTCGTCACCTTCATCACGGGTGGCCCGGTCGTCGCCATCGCGCTGGAGGGAAATGACGCCATCGCCGGATGGCGCGCGATGATGGGGGCGACCAACCCCGCCAACGCCGCCCCCGGCACCATCCGCGCCGACTTCGCCACCACGACCCAGGAGAACGTCACCCACGGCAGCGACTCGCCGGGGAGCGCCGAGCGCGAGCTGGAGCTGTTCTTCCGGGCCGAGGAACTGCTCGGCTGA
- a CDS encoding ABC transporter permease — protein MTDVPDARPSPTAARIALTASAVAAAGLLLFPLATLGRGFSADGVLLHLTGSVLNLSSYRETPLPPVGPVLAFGWVALALLVASVVGAVRRARWFWLTGLLAFVVGAAAVFTLGSSLNAESARVLTDSGLRPGARRQLRNFYDGGGMNLGLFLTVLGGLITAGAGLSGRRAWWERLNRLRGLLVPTVAIGLAILVGAVVVLVVQPAVNSSGAPLSLWGGWLAKTDLMYFVYSALFAPVTALNPFLDSLKLATPLIFTGLSVAFAFRTGLFNVGAPGQITMGAIGAMLVGVYGPPALGWLLLPLSVIAAGLGGALWGAIPGLLKARFGSSEVINTIMLNYVASAVFIFLIGSETFPFLGREYSLPFKAEGFEPASEELQQTSRLPTLLDLFNVGGSGAVALTVGPLVALAAYLVARPLLARVRRGGLIALGVALVAGLVTWRIGIPVQVTGSQLNASFLIALVCVGVFGVLMWRTATGYALRAVGLSPKAAEYGGISVARGTILAMTLAGMFAGLAGTHYVNGGALDEYRLKGNMPVNVGFDGIAVALMGQSTPVGVVAASALFGTVDTGGLEVDRKLDRVNRDIVTVLKALIVLFIAAGGFLSRRVTDPPPPQLAQAAGGSGSAPLTAGLTPSMAAQEQATPTPNVTRSSEVNTREGGR, from the coding sequence ATGACCGACGTTCCAGACGCCCGCCCCTCGCCGACGGCGGCCCGGATTGCCCTCACGGCGAGCGCCGTCGCGGCGGCGGGATTGCTCCTCTTTCCCCTCGCCACGCTCGGGCGCGGCTTCAGCGCCGACGGGGTGCTGCTGCACCTGACGGGTTCGGTGCTCAACCTCAGCTCCTACCGCGAGACCCCCCTACCCCCGGTCGGGCCGGTGCTGGCCTTCGGATGGGTGGCCCTCGCCCTCCTCGTGGCGAGCGTGGTCGGGGCCGTGCGGCGGGCGCGGTGGTTCTGGCTGACGGGCCTGCTCGCCTTCGTGGTGGGGGCGGCGGCGGTCTTCACGCTGGGGTCGTCCCTGAACGCCGAGTCGGCGCGGGTCCTCACCGACTCGGGGCTGCGGCCCGGCGCGCGGCGGCAGCTCCGCAACTTCTACGACGGGGGCGGGATGAACCTCGGCCTCTTCCTCACCGTGCTGGGTGGGCTGATCACGGCGGGGGCGGGGCTGAGCGGGCGGCGGGCGTGGTGGGAGCGGCTCAACCGCCTGCGCGGGCTGCTCGTGCCCACCGTCGCCATCGGGCTGGCGATCCTCGTGGGGGCGGTCGTCGTGCTGGTGGTCCAGCCCGCCGTCAACTCCAGCGGCGCGCCGCTCTCGCTGTGGGGCGGGTGGCTCGCCAAGACCGACCTCATGTACTTCGTGTACTCGGCCCTCTTCGCCCCCGTCACGGCCCTCAACCCCTTCCTCGACAGCCTCAAGCTCGCCACGCCGCTGATCTTCACCGGGCTGAGCGTGGCCTTCGCGTTCCGCACGGGCCTGTTCAACGTCGGGGCACCCGGCCAGATCACGATGGGGGCCATCGGCGCGATGCTCGTCGGGGTGTACGGCCCGCCCGCGCTGGGCTGGCTGCTCCTGCCCCTCTCGGTCATCGCGGCGGGGCTGGGCGGGGCGCTGTGGGGCGCGATTCCGGGGCTGCTCAAGGCCCGCTTCGGCTCCAGCGAGGTCATCAACACGATCATGCTCAACTACGTCGCGTCGGCGGTCTTCATCTTCCTGATCGGCAGCGAGACGTTCCCCTTCCTGGGCCGCGAGTACAGCCTGCCCTTCAAGGCGGAGGGCTTCGAGCCTGCCAGCGAGGAGCTGCAACAGACCTCTCGACTCCCGACTCTCCTCGACCTCTTCAACGTGGGTGGGTCGGGCGCGGTGGCCCTGACGGTCGGCCCGCTCGTGGCGCTCGCCGCGTACCTCGTGGCCCGGCCCCTGCTCGCGCGGGTGCGGCGCGGCGGGTTGATCGCGCTCGGGGTGGCTTTGGTCGCGGGGCTGGTGACGTGGCGGATCGGGATTCCGGTACAGGTGACGGGGAGCCAGCTCAACGCCTCGTTCCTCATCGCGCTCGTATGCGTGGGCGTGTTCGGGGTGCTGATGTGGCGCACGGCGACCGGTTACGCGCTGCGGGCGGTGGGTCTCTCCCCGAAAGCGGCGGAGTACGGCGGCATCAGCGTGGCGCGCGGCACCATCCTGGCGATGACGCTGGCGGGGATGTTCGCGGGGCTGGCGGGCACCCACTACGTCAACGGCGGGGCGCTCGACGAGTACCGCCTCAAGGGCAACATGCCCGTGAACGTCGGCTTCGACGGCATCGCGGTCGCCCTGATGGGCCAGAGCACCCCAGTTGGCGTGGTCGCCGCGAGCGCGCTCTTCGGCACGGTGGATACGGGCGGGCTGGAGGTGGACCGCAAGCTCGACCGGGTGAACCGCGACATCGTGACGGTCCTCAAGGCGCTCATCGTGCTGTTCATCGCGGCGGGGGGCTTCCTCAGCCGCCGGGTGACGGACCCCCCGCCGCCCCAGCTCGCGCAGGCTGCCGGAGGATCGGGGTCGGCCCCACTCACGGCAGGCCTCACGCCCAGCATGGCCGCGCAGGAGCAGGCCACCCCGACGCCCAACGTGACCCGCAGCAGCGAAGTAAATACCCGCGAAGGGGGCCGCTAG